One genomic window of Sulfurovum lithotrophicum includes the following:
- a CDS encoding tyrosine-type recombinase/integrase produces the protein MSSEQLKGFIEDFLEYLLDVRGYSETTVTTYEIALRQMSEVSHFYEEDGIRVLDITPFRFNIVKNSKKTIVKKLSAVRSFVKYLEDQCNVSVKLIADESIKVPQSLPKPIEEQYIEEVLSKANMEEKLLISMLYGLGLRISELSGLKLEDIKSGWIQIHGKGSKVRELPMMASLQRLIIEYVEQNGPKKYLFEKGNAPLNSAQLRYKLTKLFKKEGLKVTPHQLRHSFATHLLNHGARIADVSELLGHETMATTQIYTKLGSVRKMEEYMKAHPLADK, from the coding sequence GTGAGCAGTGAGCAGTTAAAAGGATTTATTGAGGATTTCCTTGAGTACCTGTTAGATGTCCGTGGCTATTCTGAAACCACTGTTACTACGTATGAGATCGCTTTGCGTCAGATGAGTGAAGTGAGCCACTTTTATGAAGAGGACGGTATCAGAGTTCTTGATATCACCCCTTTTCGCTTTAACATTGTTAAAAACAGTAAAAAGACCATCGTCAAAAAACTTTCAGCTGTGCGCTCCTTTGTCAAATATCTCGAAGATCAATGTAATGTTTCGGTGAAACTCATAGCTGATGAGTCCATTAAGGTACCCCAGAGTCTCCCCAAGCCCATTGAAGAGCAGTATATAGAAGAAGTATTGTCTAAGGCAAATATGGAAGAAAAACTGCTTATAAGCATGCTTTACGGTCTTGGCTTGAGGATCTCCGAGCTGAGCGGGTTGAAACTTGAAGATATCAAAAGTGGATGGATACAAATACACGGGAAGGGCAGCAAAGTAAGAGAGCTGCCTATGATGGCATCTTTGCAAAGACTAATCATCGAGTATGTGGAGCAGAATGGACCCAAAAAATATCTTTTTGAAAAAGGGAATGCTCCTCTGAACAGTGCACAGCTTCGTTACAAGCTGACAAAGCTCTTTAAAAAAGAGGGTTTGAAGGTCACGCCCCACCAGCTGCGCCACTCTTTTGCAACACACCTGCTGAACCATGGTGCCCGTATTGCCGATGTGAGTGAACTTCTGGGGCATGAGACCATGGCAACCACGCAGATCTATACAAAACTTGGTTCTGTCAGGAAGATGGAGGAGTATATGAAGGCGCATCCTCTTGCTGATAAATAA